A region of Hymenobacter tibetensis DNA encodes the following proteins:
- a CDS encoding RagB/SusD family nutrient uptake outer membrane protein — MKKNIHTKLAGAVVLLATWGLAGCNDFLDREPLSDITPDKYFTNETDLATYTVARYSMFPTHSNNFDVGTFGIDNHTDNQATSGFNNRWVPGELRVPQSGGSWDFSRIREMNYYLQTVVPRWKEGRITGSAPNVGHYVGEGYFLRAYEYFNRVQALGDFPILRTALADERENLIEASKRRPRNEVARFIIADLDSAISLLQTAPPSGKNRISKNAALLFKSRVALHEATWLTYHRNTAHVPGGPGWPGAGKIDGFTINLDAEVDYFLTQAMEAAKLAADAVPLVSNLREDGYNSSANPYFAMFSDQNMEKYSEVLMWRQYDPTFVGINNNVNHYLNQNGGNTGYTRGLVDNFLMKNGLPIYATGSGYKGDDDLRAVKQERDNRLQLFMKAPGELRLTDRTNGDGSPLLSGNPDIVGLQETRDVTGYSVKKGLSYQFAQTVGNVGTTGSIVFRGTEAYLNYIEASYLKEKTINATADRYWRAIRERAGVNPDYTVTVAATVIEQEAKNDFAAYSAGRLLTDPILYNIRRERRNELIAEGMRYYDLKRWRAMDQLKATPYIIEGFKIWGPLQAQYAPNGTSVLIEAGTPGKTANVSKKSESLYLRPYRINLANNNLVREGYRWAFAHYLDPIATQHFLITSSNGDLNASTIYQNPGWPTEANVGARE; from the coding sequence ATGAAAAAGAATATTCATACGAAACTGGCCGGAGCCGTTGTGTTGCTGGCTACGTGGGGATTAGCTGGCTGCAACGATTTCTTGGATCGGGAGCCGCTTTCAGATATTACACCTGACAAGTACTTCACCAACGAAACTGATCTGGCTACCTACACGGTGGCTCGATATAGCATGTTTCCTACTCACAGCAACAATTTTGATGTGGGAACCTTCGGCATCGACAACCATACCGACAACCAGGCCACCAGTGGCTTCAACAACCGCTGGGTGCCGGGTGAGTTGCGGGTACCACAGTCGGGCGGCAGCTGGGATTTCAGCCGTATCCGGGAGATGAACTACTACCTCCAGACGGTGGTACCGCGCTGGAAAGAGGGAAGAATAACTGGTTCCGCCCCTAACGTTGGGCACTACGTGGGCGAGGGCTATTTTCTGCGCGCCTACGAGTATTTCAACCGGGTGCAGGCGCTCGGCGATTTTCCGATTCTTCGTACTGCCCTGGCCGATGAGCGGGAGAATCTGATCGAAGCCTCCAAGCGCCGGCCGCGCAACGAGGTTGCCCGCTTCATTATTGCCGACCTCGACTCTGCCATTTCGCTGCTGCAAACAGCCCCTCCCAGCGGTAAAAACCGCATCTCCAAAAATGCGGCCCTGCTGTTCAAATCGCGGGTTGCGTTGCATGAGGCGACTTGGCTTACGTACCACCGCAACACCGCCCACGTACCCGGCGGGCCCGGCTGGCCGGGTGCCGGCAAGATTGACGGCTTTACCATTAACCTAGACGCGGAAGTTGACTACTTCCTGACCCAGGCAATGGAGGCGGCGAAGCTGGCGGCCGATGCGGTGCCATTGGTCAGCAACCTGCGGGAGGACGGCTATAATTCTTCCGCCAACCCCTACTTCGCGATGTTCTCCGACCAGAACATGGAGAAGTACTCGGAGGTGTTGATGTGGCGCCAGTACGACCCGACTTTTGTGGGCATCAACAACAACGTAAACCACTACCTCAACCAGAACGGCGGCAACACCGGCTACACCCGGGGGCTAGTGGATAACTTTCTGATGAAGAACGGTCTGCCGATTTACGCTACCGGTTCTGGCTACAAAGGTGACGACGACCTCAGGGCAGTGAAGCAAGAGCGTGATAATCGCCTGCAACTATTCATGAAGGCACCGGGGGAGCTTCGCCTGACCGACCGCACCAATGGCGATGGTTCGCCCCTTCTGAGTGGTAACCCCGACATCGTTGGCTTGCAGGAAACGCGTGACGTGACGGGCTACAGTGTGAAAAAAGGACTTTCGTACCAATTCGCTCAGACGGTAGGCAACGTGGGCACCACGGGCAGCATCGTATTCCGGGGCACAGAGGCCTACCTGAACTACATCGAAGCTTCTTATCTAAAAGAGAAGACCATTAACGCGACGGCAGACAGATACTGGCGGGCCATCCGGGAGCGAGCGGGCGTGAACCCTGATTATACTGTTACGGTAGCAGCTACTGTGATAGAGCAGGAAGCTAAAAACGACTTCGCGGCCTACTCAGCTGGTCGTTTGCTAACCGACCCCATCTTGTATAACATTCGTCGCGAACGTCGCAATGAGCTGATTGCCGAGGGCATGCGCTACTACGACCTGAAGCGTTGGCGGGCAATGGACCAATTGAAGGCTACTCCCTATATCATCGAGGGCTTCAAGATTTGGGGACCATTACAGGCTCAGTATGCTCCAAACGGCACTTCAGTATTGATTGAGGCAGGTACGCCCGGTAAAACGGCCAATGTGTCGAAAAAATCAGAGAGCCTATACCTGCGTCCTTATCGCATCAACCTGGCAAATAACAATCTGGTGCGGGAGGGCTACCGCTGGGCTTTCGCGCACTACCTCGACCCAATTGCGACGCAGCACTTTCTGATTACCTCCTCCAACGGTGATTTGAATGCCTCCACGATATACCAGAACCCAGGCTGGCCAACGGAGGCTAACGTCGGCGCCCGGGAGTAA
- a CDS encoding SusC/RagA family TonB-linked outer membrane protein — MEFYTFSSGGRGGAESSRVLQALALSGIFLLAASPEVSAAADRKGTRPGSATALKRLLLAKKLAPITVTGKVVDEKGNSLPGATVRVKDSNQGTATDGNGAFVLPNVADDAVLIVNFVGYKVKEVKATATLGTIQLETISSDLDEVVVVAYGTQKKANLTGAVSTIDAKVLESRPVQNVGQALQGAIPGLNLQSAGLGGELNQPLSFNIRGAGTIGTGSTGQALVLIDGMEGNLNAINPQDIETITVLKDAAASAVYGSRAPFGVVLITTKSGKAGKTTVNYNNNFRISRPMGLPNMLDSYTFARYFNEASINDGQQAQFSDEVLDRIQKYQRGEIDYSTVPNATGDRYQYYTGSNGNTDWFKEQYRDDAFSQNHNISVNGGTEKNQFYASGEYLDQGGLLRHSRDGFKRYSLNGKLNSTISKFARFTYGTRYVREDYTQATHQNRLFYHNVARRWPTVPVFDPNGRWTEAAEVAQLEEGGRVVNQTDYLYQQGQLTLTPLPNWNIIANGNFRITNINNHSDVLPVYAYGVTGVAYPLAVSDFSAGFSRAYEFNRKENYFSTNIYSDYTFNLNENHQLKVLGGFNSELTKYRTLGASRSGLISPSLPTLNTATSNSRAEEGQYQHWSVAGFFTRVNYNFKERYLLELNARYDGSSRFVRNERWNVFPAVSVGWNVAQENFWKWGDAVQTLKFRGSYGELGNQNTTDFYPFYPRIPVGVNNGSWLLNGQQPNSASAPGLVSSLLTWERVTDMNVGLDLAMLKNRFTLNFDYFKRKTYDMVGPAPELPATLGTSVPRINNADLESYGFDLEAGWRDQIKGFQYGVRAVLSDVQQQVTKYANPTGNINTFFEGQIIGDIWGYTTVGIAKTQEEMDAHLEQVNQNVVGNRWVAGDIMYADLNGDGKIDAGTGVLGNTGDRKVIGNTNPRYRYSLDLTASWKGFDARLFLQGVGKRDYMPNGPYFWGASGGLYQSAGFKEHLDFFRDETSSMVQAGVAGVNLDSYFPKPYFNTNKNQQAQTRYVQSAAYMRLKNLQIGYTLANPFVAKAGISRIRFFVSGENLLTFTKMTKIFDPESVGLTDSFNSNDGKTYPFSQVYSGGLSVTF, encoded by the coding sequence ATGGAATTCTACACTTTTAGCTCAGGTGGGCGCGGCGGCGCAGAGAGCAGCAGGGTCTTGCAGGCGCTGGCCCTATCTGGCATCTTCCTGCTCGCTGCTTCGCCCGAGGTGAGCGCCGCTGCCGACCGGAAGGGCACTCGACCGGGAAGTGCTACCGCGCTGAAAAGGCTGTTGCTGGCAAAAAAGCTCGCCCCAATTACCGTGACGGGTAAGGTAGTGGACGAGAAAGGCAATTCCCTGCCCGGTGCTACTGTACGGGTGAAGGACTCCAACCAGGGTACGGCCACTGATGGCAATGGCGCCTTTGTTTTGCCGAACGTGGCTGACGATGCGGTGCTGATCGTCAACTTTGTGGGGTATAAGGTGAAGGAGGTGAAAGCCACCGCGACACTAGGCACCATTCAACTGGAAACGATCAGCTCAGACCTGGACGAAGTAGTAGTGGTAGCTTACGGCACGCAGAAAAAGGCGAACCTGACAGGGGCTGTTTCCACCATCGATGCCAAGGTGCTGGAATCGCGGCCGGTGCAAAACGTGGGGCAGGCGTTGCAGGGTGCTATTCCTGGCTTGAACCTGCAGAGCGCCGGACTAGGTGGCGAGTTAAATCAGCCGCTGAGCTTTAACATTCGCGGAGCGGGTACCATTGGCACGGGCTCAACTGGCCAGGCATTGGTGCTCATTGATGGCATGGAAGGCAACCTGAACGCCATCAACCCGCAGGACATCGAGACGATTACGGTGCTGAAAGACGCCGCGGCCTCCGCCGTGTACGGCTCACGCGCCCCGTTCGGGGTCGTGCTGATTACCACCAAGAGTGGGAAAGCCGGCAAAACCACGGTTAACTATAACAACAACTTCCGCATCAGTCGGCCCATGGGCCTGCCGAACATGCTGGACTCGTACACCTTTGCTAGGTACTTTAACGAGGCTTCCATAAACGATGGCCAGCAGGCTCAGTTCTCGGATGAGGTGCTGGACCGCATCCAAAAGTACCAGCGGGGTGAGATTGACTACTCCACCGTTCCCAACGCTACCGGTGACCGGTATCAGTACTACACCGGCTCCAACGGCAACACCGACTGGTTTAAGGAGCAGTACCGGGACGATGCCTTCTCCCAGAACCACAACATCAGCGTAAATGGCGGCACCGAGAAAAACCAGTTCTACGCCTCTGGGGAATACCTCGACCAAGGCGGGCTGCTGCGCCACTCGCGCGATGGGTTCAAGCGGTATTCACTCAACGGCAAGCTGAACAGCACCATCAGTAAGTTTGCCCGCTTCACGTACGGCACTCGCTACGTGCGGGAAGACTACACGCAGGCCACGCACCAGAACCGACTGTTCTATCACAACGTTGCCCGCCGCTGGCCCACGGTGCCGGTGTTCGACCCGAACGGCCGCTGGACTGAAGCCGCCGAGGTGGCGCAGTTGGAAGAGGGCGGCCGTGTAGTCAACCAAACCGACTACCTCTACCAGCAGGGCCAACTGACGCTGACGCCGCTTCCGAACTGGAACATCATTGCCAACGGCAACTTCCGGATAACCAACATCAACAACCACTCGGATGTGCTGCCCGTCTACGCCTACGGTGTGACGGGTGTGGCCTATCCACTTGCAGTGAGCGACTTCTCGGCCGGTTTCAGCCGGGCGTACGAGTTCAACCGCAAGGAGAACTACTTCTCCACGAACATCTATTCTGATTATACCTTCAACCTAAACGAGAACCACCAGCTCAAGGTGCTAGGGGGCTTTAACTCGGAGCTAACCAAATACCGCACGCTAGGTGCCTCCCGTAGCGGCCTGATTAGCCCCTCACTGCCTACTCTCAACACGGCCACCAGCAACAGCCGCGCCGAAGAAGGGCAGTACCAGCACTGGTCCGTCGCGGGCTTCTTTACGCGAGTAAACTACAACTTCAAAGAGCGCTACCTGCTGGAGTTGAATGCCCGTTACGACGGCAGCTCCCGCTTTGTGCGCAACGAGCGCTGGAACGTGTTCCCGGCGGTATCAGTGGGCTGGAACGTGGCGCAGGAAAATTTCTGGAAATGGGGCGATGCCGTGCAGACGCTAAAATTCAGAGGCTCCTATGGCGAGTTGGGCAACCAGAACACAACCGACTTTTATCCTTTCTACCCCAGAATACCCGTTGGCGTGAACAACGGCTCATGGCTACTCAACGGACAGCAGCCTAACTCAGCTTCTGCACCTGGCCTAGTAAGCTCTTTGCTGACCTGGGAGCGAGTAACGGACATGAACGTCGGCCTGGATTTGGCCATGCTGAAAAACCGCTTCACGCTGAATTTCGATTACTTCAAGCGCAAGACGTACGACATGGTAGGCCCGGCGCCAGAGCTTCCGGCCACCCTGGGTACCTCAGTACCACGAATCAACAACGCCGACCTGGAGTCGTATGGCTTCGACCTGGAGGCCGGCTGGCGGGACCAAATCAAAGGGTTCCAGTACGGTGTGCGCGCTGTTCTGTCTGATGTTCAGCAGCAGGTCACCAAATACGCGAACCCAACTGGCAACATCAACACCTTCTTCGAGGGCCAAATAATCGGCGATATCTGGGGTTACACGACAGTCGGTATCGCCAAAACGCAGGAAGAAATGGACGCGCATCTAGAGCAGGTCAACCAGAATGTGGTGGGCAACCGGTGGGTAGCCGGGGACATTATGTATGCTGATCTGAACGGCGACGGCAAGATTGATGCTGGTACCGGCGTGCTGGGCAATACCGGCGACCGGAAGGTTATCGGCAACACTAACCCGCGCTACCGCTACAGCCTGGACCTGACTGCCAGCTGGAAAGGGTTCGATGCACGTCTGTTCTTGCAAGGCGTAGGTAAGCGCGACTATATGCCCAACGGTCCTTACTTCTGGGGCGCCAGCGGGGGCCTGTACCAGTCGGCCGGTTTTAAGGAGCACCTAGACTTTTTCCGCGACGAAACTTCCTCCATGGTGCAAGCGGGAGTAGCCGGAGTAAACCTGGACAGCTACTTCCCCAAGCCCTACTTCAATACCAACAAGAACCAACAGGCCCAGACCCGCTACGTTCAGAGTGCGGCCTATATGCGTCTGAAAAACCTGCAGATTGGCTACACCTTGGCTAACCCATTCGTGGCAAAGGCTGGCATTTCGCGCATCCGCTTCTTCGTGTCGGGCGAAAACCTGCTCACTTTCACCAAGATGACCAAAATCTTCGACCCGGAAAGCGTGGGGTTAACAGATAGCTTCAACAGCAACGACGGCAAAACTTACCCCTTCTCCCAGGTCTACTCCGGCGGATTGAGCGTAACCTTCTAA
- a CDS encoding sulfatase family protein yields the protein MKHLLLLAIFYFCSCHLSGAQQSVQKKPNIIIIVSDDHAYQAISAYGQGLMQTPAIDRIAKEGVRFNKGYVTNSICGPSRAVLLTGKYSNKNGYKDNETSSFDARQNSFAKELRKGGYQTAWIGKYHLGHELQGFDHWQVLPEQGDYYNPDFLMMDGSRKRMEGYVSTITEDLAESWLDQRDKTKPFCLVIGHKATHRVWLPDTQDFGRFDNQTFPIPASFYDTYAGRKAAQLQEMSIDKDMKMGYDLKMFANYDSVREGAVARMNDAQKAKFRAYYEPIKKDLDKRQLTGKALAEWKFQRYMRDYLSTAASLDRNIGRTLTYLDKNQLQDNTIVIYLSDQGFYLGEHGWFDKRWMYEESFRTPMVMRYPGVVKPGTVSNNFVLNLDIAPTVLQAAGLPVPPDMQGESMLPLLTGTKAKGRDALYYHYYENGEHAVSPQFGVRTQRYKLIRFYKRANDWELYDLQKDPREMRNLYGQKGYEKITADLKKQLRGLIDKYEDDDARQLMAEKTAGI from the coding sequence ATGAAACACCTACTCTTACTTGCTATCTTTTACTTCTGCAGCTGCCACCTCAGCGGGGCGCAGCAGTCGGTGCAAAAAAAGCCCAACATCATCATTATCGTCTCCGACGATCACGCCTACCAGGCCATCAGTGCCTACGGGCAGGGCCTCATGCAAACGCCCGCCATTGACCGCATTGCCAAAGAGGGTGTCCGCTTCAACAAAGGCTACGTCACTAACTCGATTTGCGGGCCAAGCCGGGCCGTGCTTCTAACCGGTAAGTACAGCAACAAAAACGGCTACAAAGACAACGAAACCTCTAGTTTCGATGCCCGCCAGAATTCCTTTGCCAAGGAGCTGCGTAAAGGCGGCTACCAGACCGCCTGGATCGGTAAATACCACTTGGGCCACGAGCTGCAAGGCTTCGACCACTGGCAGGTGCTGCCGGAACAAGGCGACTACTACAACCCGGACTTCTTGATGATGGACGGTAGCCGCAAGCGCATGGAAGGCTACGTGAGCACCATCACCGAGGACCTGGCGGAAAGCTGGCTCGACCAGCGCGACAAGACCAAGCCTTTTTGCCTGGTGATCGGCCACAAAGCCACCCACCGCGTGTGGCTGCCCGACACCCAGGACTTCGGCCGGTTCGACAACCAAACCTTCCCGATACCCGCTAGCTTCTACGACACCTACGCCGGGCGCAAGGCCGCCCAACTGCAGGAAATGTCCATCGACAAGGACATGAAGATGGGCTACGACCTGAAGATGTTCGCCAACTACGACAGCGTGCGCGAAGGAGCCGTAGCCCGCATGAATGACGCGCAGAAAGCGAAGTTCCGGGCCTACTACGAGCCCATCAAGAAAGACTTAGATAAGCGCCAGCTTACGGGCAAAGCACTGGCCGAGTGGAAGTTTCAGCGCTACATGCGCGACTACCTGAGCACGGCCGCCTCGCTGGACCGCAACATCGGGCGCACACTTACTTACCTCGATAAAAACCAGCTCCAGGACAATACCATCGTCATTTACCTCTCCGACCAGGGCTTTTACCTGGGCGAGCACGGCTGGTTCGATAAGCGCTGGATGTACGAGGAATCGTTCCGCACGCCGATGGTGATGCGCTACCCCGGCGTGGTGAAGCCCGGCACCGTGTCCAACAATTTTGTGCTGAACCTCGACATTGCCCCCACCGTGCTCCAGGCGGCCGGCCTGCCCGTCCCCCCGGACATGCAGGGCGAGTCGATGCTGCCGCTGCTGACGGGCACCAAGGCCAAGGGCCGCGACGCGCTGTACTACCACTACTACGAAAACGGCGAGCACGCCGTATCGCCGCAGTTTGGCGTCAGAACCCAGCGCTACAAGCTCATTCGCTTCTATAAGCGGGCGAACGATTGGGAGCTCTACGACCTGCAAAAGGACCCCCGGGAGATGCGCAACCTCTACGGCCAGAAAGGCTACGAGAAGATAACGGCCGACCTGAAAAAGCAGCTTCGGGGGCTGATAGACAAGTACGAAGACGACGATGCCCGGCAGCTAATGGCCGAGAAAACCGCCGGTATATAA
- a CDS encoding glycoside hydrolase family 16 protein: MPRTGSMPLLYFIRKQRSKLNLLPLLVATLLLGNCARQELAQTSSVNWKLVWADEFNKNGKPDPEKWGFASRSSPDWACYCTDTLATTFVQNGELYLRGIINRDATDSVKYKTGCIQTKGKFAFKYGKVEVRAKLGKGKGSWPAIWLMPQQNKYGFWPHSGEIDIMEQLNSDSIFYQTLHSNYIDQLKQKTNPVYFNTSPYQVGEYNVYGLEWYPDRLDFFVNGRKTFTYPKVVGTDPTQWPYDQDFYIILNQALGGKWVGEIHDQDVPVQMAVDWVRVYQQKDQLSASR; the protein is encoded by the coding sequence ATGCCACGAACCGGAAGCATGCCGCTGCTATATTTCATCCGAAAGCAGCGGAGCAAACTCAACCTGCTGCCGCTGCTGGTTGCCACTCTTCTGCTGGGCAACTGCGCCCGCCAGGAATTAGCGCAAACGAGTTCCGTTAACTGGAAGCTGGTATGGGCCGATGAGTTCAATAAAAACGGCAAGCCCGACCCCGAAAAGTGGGGGTTTGCGTCGCGCAGCTCGCCCGATTGGGCCTGCTACTGCACGGACACACTGGCCACCACGTTCGTGCAAAACGGGGAGCTGTACCTGCGGGGCATCATCAACCGCGACGCGACCGATTCAGTTAAGTACAAGACGGGCTGCATTCAAACCAAAGGCAAGTTTGCTTTCAAGTACGGCAAGGTGGAAGTGCGGGCCAAGCTAGGAAAAGGCAAGGGCTCGTGGCCGGCCATCTGGCTGATGCCGCAACAAAACAAGTACGGCTTCTGGCCCCACAGCGGCGAAATCGACATTATGGAGCAGCTCAACAGCGACTCCATCTTCTACCAGACGCTGCACAGCAACTACATCGACCAACTGAAACAGAAGACCAATCCGGTGTATTTCAATACCAGCCCTTACCAGGTGGGTGAGTACAACGTCTACGGCCTAGAATGGTATCCCGACCGTCTGGACTTCTTCGTGAACGGGCGCAAAACTTTTACCTACCCCAAAGTGGTGGGCACAGACCCCACCCAGTGGCCCTACGACCAAGATTTCTACATCATTCTGAACCAAGCCCTGGGAGGGAAGTGGGTGGGTGAGATTCACGACCAGGATGTGCCGGTGCAAATGGCGGTAGACTGGGTGCGGGTTTATCAGCAAAAAGACCAATTAAGTGCCTCCCGGTAA